The following coding sequences lie in one Oncorhynchus keta strain PuntledgeMale-10-30-2019 unplaced genomic scaffold, Oket_V2 Un_contig_2581_pilon_pilon, whole genome shotgun sequence genomic window:
- the LOC118383961 gene encoding paternally-expressed gene 3 protein-like isoform X1: MTIKRTITMTHGMTHGMTHGMTHGMTHGMSHGMTHQHQWNDLPPTRQPPAVPPVLPPKTNNRKLTSTVSIGRKSLPQQAVPPVPRRGPPLTHSLSGTLSDKSTSQTQYAEIHHDHNKTTSHGQTQYAEIHHDQTKTTSHGQTQYAEIHHDHNKTTSHGQTQYAEIHHDHNKTTSHGQTQYAEIHHDQIKTTSHGQTQYAVIHHDQTKTTSHGQTQYAEIHGNHNKTTSHGQTQYAELHHVQTKTKSHGQTQYAEIHTNQNKVERLASTGSLNQRRSTGPWSFNNTSTAAGGVMYSELTLPDGRSRSLPRLDDATEEEEEEEEEGYSDRITIPCFPNTSHSPNPPERVTCHAYSLQDPRESPRPQIHGGPQSLDQLSINPLYQASVRLGEARDAPWKVPQKQREGDRGRSPQDQTTQQEESMYAEVPEGPSPPRHLITDNTYEQIPGDGGLKRTQSTATDQEGNTYEMLENLKSKESTWGKKNITWRKLFPEYKKK; encoded by the exons ATGACCATCAAAAGGACCATCACAATGACCCACGGAATGACCCACGGAATGACCCACGGAATGACCCACGGAATGACCCACGGAATGAGCCACGGAATGACCCACCAGCACCAATGGAATGACCTGCCGCCAACTAGGCAGCCCCCTGCAGTGCCACCCGTGCTGCCGCCCAAAACCAACAACAGGAAGTTGACATCAACAGTATCCATTGGCAGGAAGTCCCTCCCACAG CAAGCAGTACCTCCAGTCCCAAGGCGAGGCCCACCTCTGACCCACTCTCTGAGTGGAACCTTGTCTGACAAGAGCACGTCTCAAACCCAATACGCTGAGATACATCATGACCACAACAAGACCACATCTCACGGTCAAACCCAATACGCTGAGATACATCATGACCAAACCAAGACCACATCTCACGGTCAAACCCAATACGCTGAGATACATCATGACCACAACAAGACCACATCTCACGGTCAAACCCAATACGCTGAGATACATCATGACCACAACAAGACCACATCTCACGGTCAAACCCAATACGCTGAGATACATCATGACCAAATCAAGACCACATCTCACGGTCAAACCCAATACGCTGTGATACATCATGACCAAACCAAGACCACATCTCACGGTCAAACCCAATACGCTGAGATACATGGTAACCACAACAAGACCACATCTCACGGTCAAACCCAATACGCAGAACTACATCATGTCCAAACCAAGACCAAATCTCATGGTCAAACCCAATACGCAGAAATACACACGAACCAGAACAAAGTGGAGAGACTGGCCAGTACTGGGAGTCTGAACCAGAGGAGAAGCACTGGTCCCTGGTCCTTCAATAACACCTCCACAGCAGCAGGAGGAGTCATGTACTCTGAGCTGACCCTGCCAGATGGACGGAGCCGCTCTCTACCCCGCCTGGACGACgccacggaggaggaggaggaggaggaggaggaggggtactCCGACAGGATAACCATCCCTTGCTTCCCCAACACCTCTCACTCCCCCAATCCCCCCGAGAGGGTCACCTGCCACGCCTACTCTCTTCAGGACCCCAGGGAAAGCCCCCGGCCACAGATCCACGGTGGACCACAAAGCCTGGATCAGCTGAGCATCAACCCACTGTACCAGGCCTCTGTCAGGCTTGGTGAGGCCCGGGACGCCCCCTGGAAGGTACcacagaagcagagagaaggggaCCGTGGCAGAAGCCCCCAGGACCAGACTACCCAACAGGAGGAGAGTATGTATGCAGAGGTTCCAGAGGGGCcatctcctccccgtcatctgaTTACTGACAACACCTATGAGCAGATCCCAGGGGACGGTGGCCTAAAGAGGACACAAAGCACAGCCACAGACCAGGAGGGAAACACCTATGAGATGCTGGAGAACCTGAAGTCCAAGGAGTCTACTTGGGGCAAGAAG AATATCACATGGAGAAAATTATTCCCTGAATACAAGAAGAAATAG